Proteins encoded within one genomic window of Brassica rapa cultivar Chiifu-401-42 chromosome A09, CAAS_Brap_v3.01, whole genome shotgun sequence:
- the LOC103838630 gene encoding protein NETWORKED 2A-like, with the protein MLQRAASNAYSWWWASHIRTKQSKWLEHNLQDMEEKVEYTLKIIDEDGDTFAKRAEMYYRKRPEIVNFVEEAFRSYRALAERYDHLSKELQSANRTIATAFPEHVQFPSDDDEDENEDYEGNPRKPHLHLIPKGSNIPEVPDIPKKEFKGQSMMLSRKGPAGPSAFAKREAAVVSSGLSKEEGLEEIDNLQKGILALQTEKEFVRSSYEESYERYWDLENEVAEMQKRVCNLQDEFGLGAAIDDSEARTLMASTALSSCKDTIAKLEEKQKQSVEEAEIEKGRITIAKEKFDALRNKFEKPESENHDELIETEQEEADVVQELEAEREDSNENLTVVKLVEKIDDLVHRVVSLETDACSHTALVKTLRSETDGLHEHIRGLEEDKAALVSDSADMKQRITILEDELSKVRKLFQKVEDQNKSLQKQFKEANWTADDLSGKLQDVKMDEDVEGARTFQEQPLVSGSEDDLKSISKETETTRSSGERKKENEDIEEADQEEKPETKDSFALSETASTCFGTEGEDLVTEYEDEDTPNWRQMLPDGMEDREKVLLDEYTSVLRDYREVKRKLGDVEKKNREGFFELALQLRELKDAVAYKDVEIQALRQKHDTPGKDSPSPHHVEGNSQLEHDQGQQHESVSISPTSNFSVSTTPHHQAGEVKRTPARTKSSEVRVKFADVDDSPRTKIPTVEDKVRADIDAVLEENLEFWLRFSTSVHQIQKYQTTFQDLKSELSKLRIESKQQQESSRSGSSSKHAAASEAKPIYRHLREIRTELQLWLENSAVLKDELQGRYTSLANIQEEVARVTSHSGGGKISDSEISGYQAAKFHGEILNMKQENKRVSSQLQSGLDRVRTLKTDVEKILGKLEEDIGISSATEARTTPSKSSSSGRTRIPLRSFLFGVKLKKHTKQKQASASLFSCVSPSPALQRQSSYVRQPGNLPE; encoded by the exons ATGTTGCAGAGAGCAGCGAGCAATGCGTATTCATGGTGGTGGGCCAGCCACATTCGCACAAAGCAGTCCAAATGGCTCGAACACAATCTTCAAG ATATGGAAGAGAAAGTAGAGTATACTCTTAAGATCATAGATGAAGATGGAGACACTTTTGCCAAAAGAGCTGAGATGTATTACCGTAAAAGGCCAGAGATTGTCAATTTCGTTGAGGAGGCCTTTCGATCATACCGTGCATTAGCTGAACGCTACGATCATCTATCTAAAGAGCTTCAAAGCGCAAACCGCACAATCGCCACAGCATTCCCTGAACATGTTCAGTTCCCTTcggatgatgatgaggatgaaaATGAAGATTACGAAGGCAATCCAAGGAAACCTCATCTTCATCTCATTCCCAAGGGAAGCAACATACCTGAAGTCCCGGACATTCCGAAGAAAGAGTTCAAAGGTCAATCTATGATGTTGTCAAGAAAAGGACCAGCTGGTCCTTCTGCTTTCGCCAAGCGTGAAGCAGCGGTTGTTAGTTCTGGATTGAGTAAGGAAGAGGGCTTGGAGGAGATTGATAACCTTCAGAAAGGGATCTTGGCGTTGCAGACGGAGAAAGAGTTTGTGAGGAGCTCATATGAAGAGTCTTACGAGCGGTATTGGGATTTGGAGAATGAAGTGGCTGAGATGCAGAAGAGGGTTTGTAACTTACAAGACGAGTTTGGTCTTGGTGCTGCGATTGATGATAGTGAAGCTAGGACGTTGATGGCGAGCACGGCTTTGAGTTCTTGTAAAGACACAATAGCTAAGCTTGAGGAGAAACAGAAGCAATCTGTTGAAGAAGCGGAGATTGAGAAGGGAAGAATCACTATTGCCAAAGAGAAGTTTGATGCATTGAGGAACAAATTTGAGAAACCGGAAAGTGAGAATCATGATGAGCTTATTGAGACagaacaagaagaagctgaTGTAGTTCAAGAACTTGAAGCTGAGAGGGAAGATTCAAATGAGAATCTCACTGTTGTGAAGCTTGTGGAGAAGATTGATGATCTTGTGCATAGGGTTGTTTCATTGGAGACTGATGCTTGTTCTCACACTGCATTGGTGAAGACATTAAGATCAGAGACAGATGGGTTACATGAACATATCCGCGGTCTAGAGGAGGACAAGGCGGCTCTTGTTTCGGATTCCGCTGATATGAAACAGAGGATAACCATTCTTGAAGACGAGCTGAGTAAAGTTAGAAAGCTGTTCCAAAAGGTGGAAGATCAGAACAAGAGTCTACAGAAACAGTTCAAAGAAGCTAACTGGACTGCGGATGATTTATCTGGCAAGTTACAAGATGTCAAGATGGACGAAGATGTCGAAGGAGCCAGAACCTTCCAAGAACAGCCACTTGTTTCAGGATCAGAAGATGATCTAAAGTCAATCTCAAAAGAGACAGAAACGACGAGAAGTAGTGGTGAAAGGAAGAAAGAGAATGAAGACATTGAAGAAGCAGATCAAGAAGAGAAACCTGAGACTAAAGATTCATTTGCCTTGTCAGAAACAGCAAGCACTTGTTTCGGAACAGAAGGAGAAGATTTGGTAACAGAATACGAAGACGAAGATACACCAAACTGGAGACAGATGTTACCAGACGGGATGGAGGATAGAGAGAAGGTTCTGTTAGACGAATACACATCAGTACTAAGAGACTACAGAGAAGTAAAGAGAAAGCTAGGCGACGTCGAGAAGAAGAACCGAGAAGGGTTCTTCGAGCTTGCATTACAGTTGAGAGAACTCAAGGATGCTGTTGCTTACAAAGACGTAGAGATTCAAGCTTTACGTCAAAAGCACGACACGCCAGGGAAAGATTCTCCTTCTCCACATCATGTAGAAGGAAACAGCCAGCTGGAACATGATCAAGGACAACAGCATGAGAGTGTCAGCATCTCACCAACTTCTAACTTTTCTGTTTCCACTACGCCGCATCATCAAGCAGGAGAGGTGAAGAGAACACCAGCAAGGACAAAGTCAAGTGAGGTTAGAGTGAAATTTGCAGACGTTGATGATAGCCCGAGAACAAAGATTCCAACGGTGGAAGACAAAGTGCGTGCAGATATAGACGCGGTCCTGGAAGAGAATCTAGAGTTCTGGTTAAGGTTTAGCACATCGGTACATCAGATACAGAAGTACCAGACAACATTTCAGGATCTGAAATCAGAGCTGTCGAAGCTGAGAATCGAAAGCAAGCAACAGCAGGAATCTTCAAGAAGTGGTAGCAGTAGTAAGCACGCAGCTGCATCAGAGGCAAAACCTATCTATAGACACCTTAGAGAGATTCGAACAGAGCTGCAGCTATGGCTAGAGAACAGCGCGGTTCTTAAAGACGAACTCCAGGGAAGGTATACATCGCTAGCTAATATCCAAGAAGAAGTCGCAAGAGTCACGTCTCATTCTGGAGGTGGTAAAATAAGTGACTCAGAGATAAGTGGTTACCAAGCTGCAAAGTTCCATGGAGAGATACTCAACATGAAACAGGAGAACAAAAGGGTGTCAAGTCAACTACAATCGGGCCTTGATCGTGTGAGAACGTTGAAGACTGACGTTGAGAAGATTCTTGGTAAACTGGAAGAGGATATTGGGATCTCAAGTGCAACGGAAGCAAGAACAACTCCGAGCAAGAGCTCGTCGAGTGGAAGGACGAGGATTCCGTTACGGTCGTTCTTGTTCGGTGTAAAGTTAAAGAAGCATACAAAACAGAAGCAAGCTTCAGCATCTCTCTTCTCTTGTGTCAGTCCATCTCCAGCTCTGCAAAGACAGTCTAGTTACGTTAGGCAACCTGGAAACCTCCCTGAATAA